From the genome of Candidatus Buchananbacteria bacterium, one region includes:
- the pheS gene encoding phenylalanine--tRNA ligase subunit alpha: MNEQLAKIQQEFEQDIAGVTNLDDLARLDIKYLGRKAGVLTDVLRGLKDLQEEERKIVGHLANQLKNKITEEISKTNQRLKTQGGRADSFDVTVPGYQFPEGSLHLVTKAIEEISETFERLGFIRRRYPEVEWDYYAFEALNMPTDHPARDEWETFFIDPKPVGPKGQRVLTPHTSSGQVREMEKGNLPIRMMNISKCYRRQIDVSHVPMFHQFEGLLIDKDVTIADLKGTLDYFVKNFFGPERQARIRPFHFQFTEPSFEIDVSCGLCLGKGCKMCKSGWLELGGAGMVHPNVLKAGKIDAKKYSGFAFGWGVERTYMMKSGLRIPDIRMMYQNDLRFLKQF; encoded by the coding sequence ATGAATGAACAACTAGCAAAAATACAACAAGAGTTTGAGCAAGATATCGCCGGGGTCACCAACCTTGATGATTTGGCGCGACTGGATATTAAGTATCTCGGTCGCAAGGCCGGTGTACTGACAGATGTTTTGCGTGGCTTGAAAGATTTGCAGGAAGAAGAAAGAAAGATTGTTGGACATTTGGCTAATCAGTTAAAAAATAAAATTACTGAAGAAATAAGTAAAACCAATCAACGGCTCAAAACTCAGGGTGGCCGGGCGGACAGTTTTGACGTCACAGTGCCTGGGTACCAGTTTCCAGAAGGCAGTTTGCATTTAGTGACTAAAGCGATTGAGGAAATTTCAGAAACATTTGAGCGCTTAGGTTTTATCCGGCGGCGATATCCGGAAGTCGAATGGGACTATTATGCGTTTGAAGCTTTAAATATGCCAACTGATCATCCGGCCCGTGATGAGTGGGAAACCTTTTTTATTGATCCAAAGCCAGTGGGCCCCAAAGGGCAGCGAGTGTTAACACCGCACACCTCATCGGGGCAAGTACGGGAGATGGAAAAGGGAAATCTGCCAATTAGAATGATGAACATATCAAAATGTTATCGGCGACAAATTGACGTTAGTCATGTTCCGATGTTTCATCAGTTTGAGGGGTTGTTAATTGATAAAGATGTTACCATCGCCGATCTGAAAGGAACGCTTGATTATTTTGTTAAGAATTTTTTTGGACCGGAACGCCAAGCGAGGATTAGGCCGTTTCATTTTCAATTCACCGAACCGAGTTTTGAAATTGATGTTTCTTGCGGGCTATGTCTTGGTAAGGGGTGTAAAATGTGTAAGAGCGGCTGGCTAGAGCTTGGCGGTGCTGGAATGGTGCATCCGAATGTCTTGAAAGCTGGCAAAATTGACGCAAAAAAATATTCCGGTTTTGCGTTTGGTTGGGGAGTTGAGCGCACTTATATGATGAAATCCGGCCTGCGTATCCCTGACATTAGGATGATGTACCAAAACGATTTACGGTTTTTAAAACAGTTTTAA
- a CDS encoding UvrD-helicase domain-containing protein: MEINLKSLNDEQRQAVTHDAGPLLIVAGAGTGKTTVITQRIGWLIEQEKAKADEVLALTFTEKAATEMAERVDRLLPYGYVDLWILTFHAFAEKILQQHALEIGVPNDFKMLNQTEQWMLIRQNLDKFELDFYKPLGNPTKFIHALIKLFSRAKDEVISAQDYLEYAKNLQLNADGADFIKDFLSQDEIKTLSKQERKELVAQEIKKVQEVANAYHVYQQLLLENNALDFGDLINYCLKLFKTRPAVLAKYRQKFKYILVDEFQDTNYAQYELVKLLAEPNQNITVVGDDDQSIYKFRGASVSNILEFKKDYKNSKEVFLTKNYRSTQNILDLSYSFIQQNNPNRLEVKLAKNKKAPAALTKKLISQNKEKGEICHFHFETADDEVRAVLKHIADLKEKNPDASWGDFAILARTNEVANFFSQALSQTQIPYRFVASRGLYLKPVVLDILAYLRLLDDYHESSAVYRILNSPIVGLPDRTIVQLNYWARRKGYSLFATIQQPEVVRQADMDTRSKIQKFLGLVERHTQIARDRSVTEVVMAFLEDSGYLQHMTKDENAEMIQTTAYLNQFYKRINDFEQSAQDPSVKNFLELMNLELEAGQTGDLEQNMDEGPDAVKVMTIHAAKGLEFQYVWVVTMVDRRFPTDNRPDPISLPDSLVKEILPQGDVHLQEERRLFYVAMTRAKSGLYLTSASDYGGSRQKKISRFLAELATLGLPLDQPEEKTVKHKLKLAPSASEVTVRKIESDDISYLLPKKFSFTQLNSFENCPYHYWLEYILKIPQRGKNFFSFGSSIHATLQNFFLKVKERSDVGQQDLFGSKKGLTAVKKPLVSLEELLEIYERVWIDDWYGTRREHDEYKANGRRMLKDFYQQYEKELTVPKFLETPFNLHLKDEESGEHYTLIGKIDRVDQINNGVELIDYKTGASKKQDRLEPEDKNQLLIYQLAASQHLGETVEKLTYYYLEDGTKASFIGSQKDLDNLSRKMVKTIKAILEYPWPAKKSDCTCRFNNLNNL, from the coding sequence ATGGAAATTAATCTTAAAAGTTTAAATGACGAACAAAGGCAGGCTGTAACTCATGATGCCGGGCCTCTTTTGATTGTCGCCGGTGCGGGAACCGGGAAAACGACGGTAATTACTCAACGGATTGGCTGGTTGATTGAACAGGAGAAAGCTAAGGCGGACGAGGTTTTGGCTTTAACGTTTACGGAAAAAGCGGCCACCGAAATGGCAGAACGGGTTGATCGACTGTTGCCGTATGGCTATGTTGATTTATGGATCTTAACTTTTCACGCCTTTGCCGAAAAAATTTTGCAGCAACATGCGCTTGAGATTGGTGTGCCTAATGATTTTAAAATGTTAAACCAAACGGAACAGTGGATGCTGATCAGGCAGAACCTAGATAAATTTGAACTTGATTTTTATAAACCGCTTGGCAATCCGACTAAATTCATTCATGCGTTAATCAAACTTTTCTCGCGGGCAAAAGATGAAGTTATCTCAGCCCAGGATTATTTGGAATACGCTAAAAATTTACAACTAAACGCCGACGGGGCTGATTTTATTAAAGATTTTTTGAGTCAGGATGAAATTAAAACATTAAGTAAGCAAGAACGAAAAGAATTAGTAGCACAAGAAATTAAAAAAGTACAGGAAGTGGCTAATGCCTATCACGTCTATCAGCAATTGCTGCTGGAAAATAACGCGCTTGATTTTGGCGACTTGATTAACTATTGTTTAAAACTGTTTAAAACTCGGCCGGCTGTATTAGCTAAATATCGCCAGAAGTTTAAATATATTTTAGTTGATGAATTTCAAGACACCAATTATGCCCAGTATGAGTTGGTAAAATTATTAGCTGAACCCAATCAAAATATTACTGTAGTCGGTGATGATGATCAGTCAATTTATAAATTTCGCGGGGCGTCGGTTTCTAATATTTTAGAGTTTAAAAAAGATTATAAAAATTCCAAAGAAGTTTTTCTGACAAAAAATTATCGTTCAACCCAAAATATTCTTGATTTATCATATAGTTTTATTCAGCAGAATAATCCAAACCGGCTTGAGGTAAAATTGGCAAAGAATAAAAAAGCGCCGGCCGCCTTAACAAAAAAATTAATTTCTCAAAATAAGGAGAAGGGAGAAATTTGTCACTTTCATTTTGAGACGGCCGACGATGAAGTCCGGGCAGTGCTTAAGCACATTGCTGATCTGAAAGAAAAAAATCCGGATGCCAGTTGGGGCGATTTTGCTATTTTGGCCCGAACAAATGAAGTCGCCAACTTTTTTTCTCAGGCATTGAGTCAAACTCAAATTCCGTACCGCTTTGTGGCGTCGCGCGGCCTTTATTTAAAACCAGTGGTATTGGATATTTTGGCTTATCTGAGGTTGCTGGATGATTATCATGAAAGCAGCGCGGTATACCGGATTTTAAATTCACCAATCGTTGGTTTGCCAGACCGGACAATTGTTCAGCTTAATTACTGGGCGCGTCGCAAAGGCTATTCATTATTTGCAACAATACAGCAACCAGAAGTGGTTCGTCAGGCCGACATGGATACCAGATCAAAAATTCAGAAATTTTTAGGCTTAGTAGAGCGTCACACTCAAATTGCCCGTGATAGATCGGTGACAGAAGTGGTTATGGCCTTCTTGGAAGACTCTGGTTATCTGCAACATATGACTAAGGATGAGAACGCGGAAATGATTCAAACGACGGCATATTTAAATCAGTTTTATAAACGAATTAATGATTTTGAACAGTCGGCGCAAGATCCGTCAGTCAAGAATTTTTTGGAATTAATGAATCTTGAGTTGGAAGCCGGTCAGACGGGGGATTTGGAACAAAATATGGATGAGGGTCCGGACGCGGTTAAAGTGATGACGATTCATGCTGCTAAAGGGCTGGAATTTCAGTATGTGTGGGTAGTCACGATGGTTGACCGGCGATTTCCGACTGATAATCGTCCCGATCCCATTAGTCTGCCCGATTCTTTGGTGAAAGAAATTTTGCCTCAAGGCGATGTACACTTGCAAGAAGAGCGCCGGCTTTTTTATGTGGCCATGACGCGGGCAAAATCCGGATTGTATTTAACGAGCGCTTCAGATTACGGTGGCAGCCGGCAAAAAAAGATTTCTCGGTTTTTGGCGGAGTTGGCAACGCTCGGGTTGCCGCTTGACCAGCCTGAAGAAAAAACTGTTAAACATAAGCTCAAGTTGGCACCGTCCGCCTCGGAAGTTACGGTCAGAAAAATCGAGTCTGACGACATTAGCTATTTGTTGCCAAAAAAGTTTTCTTTCACTCAGCTAAACTCTTTTGAAAACTGTCCCTATCATTATTGGTTGGAGTATATCCTAAAGATTCCGCAGCGCGGTAAAAACTTTTTTTCGTTTGGTTCTTCAATCCACGCCACTTTGCAGAATTTCTTTTTAAAGGTGAAAGAACGTTCAGATGTTGGCCAGCAAGATTTATTTGGTAGTAAAAAGGGCTTAACGGCTGTCAAAAAACCACTGGTTAGCTTGGAAGAGTTGTTGGAAATTTACGAACGGGTTTGGATTGATGATTGGTATGGTACTCGCCGAGAGCATGACGAATACAAGGCCAATGGCCGACGAATGCTTAAAGATTTCTATCAGCAGTATGAAAAAGAATTAACAGTGCCAAAATTTTTAGAAACGCCTTTTAATCTTCATTTAAAAGATGAAGAGAGCGGTGAGCATTATACGCTGATTGGTAAAATCGACCGGGTTGATCAGATTAATAATGGTGTTGAGCTAATTGATTATAAGACTGGCGCTAGCAAGAAACAGGATCGCCTAGAGCCAGAAGATAAAAACCAGTTATTAATTTATCAATTAGCTGCAAGTCAGCATCTCGGAGAAACCGTTGAAAAATTGACGTACTATTATTTGGAAGACGGTACCAAGGCGTCTTTTATCGGTTCCCAAAAAGATTTGGATAACTTGTCGCGCAAAATGGTAAAAACTATTAAAGCCATCTTGGAATATCCGTGGCCGGCGAAAAAATCCGATTGTACCTGCCGCTTTAATAATTTAAACAATTTATAA
- a CDS encoding DUF721 domain-containing protein, with the protein MGFTKIEKLLDRSVKKAGIQQQVQEAKVLEDFSNVMEVMFEPKVFAKVKPLYLKNGVLSVTCLSSVLAEKLKAQEPYILKNLNSFYHKRVVSSLRFLA; encoded by the coding sequence ATGGGTTTTACAAAAATCGAAAAATTACTTGATCGATCAGTCAAGAAGGCGGGTATTCAGCAGCAGGTCCAGGAGGCAAAAGTTTTGGAAGATTTTTCCAATGTTATGGAAGTAATGTTCGAACCAAAAGTATTCGCCAAAGTTAAGCCGCTTTATCTGAAAAATGGCGTATTGTCGGTAACGTGTCTTTCTTCAGTTTTAGCTGAGAAATTAAAGGCTCAGGAGCCCTATATTTTGAAAAATCTTAATAGTTTCTACCATAAGAGAGTTGTTTCGAGCTTACGGTTTTTGGCCTAG
- a CDS encoding SEC-C domain-containing protein yields the protein MPHLGDDCPCGSERPYGECCGAAEPCDCGSGKPAGECCY from the coding sequence ATGCCACATTTGGGTGACGATTGCCCTTGCGGGTCAGAACGTCCGTATGGCGAGTGCTGCGGTGCGGCAGAGCCATGCGACTGCGGTTCCGGAAAACCGGCTGGCGAGTGCTGCTACTAG
- a CDS encoding phenylalanine--tRNA ligase subunit beta — MNLSLSYNWIKEYLKTNKSVEEFVKEFSLRSQTIDRFRPIRPPFRNVITAKILEINPHPNADRLRLATVDTGQGKQTVVCGAPNIAVGQVVPLARVGAQVIDQDGTTFEIKKAKIRDIESDGMICSPRELGLGEDHSGIMVLPSDTKIGKKFEEVFDFDDYVLDIEVTSNRTDAMSVVGLARDAAAVLGGTFLTKLAEPKLKSVHDLPLGINVKESKLCPRYNAVVMTNITVGPSPLWMQLRLIAAGMRPINNLVDITNYILLEYGRPMHVFDYDKISGQEIIVRLAKKGETVLALDGQTYQLQPNHLVIADSQRAVAIAGVMGGADSAAYENTKTIIFESATFDPLATRKTARELNLHSASSDLFEKNLHPESTFVGILRAIELTQALAGGQVASPIVDIYDQPYKPKKIELDLTDVKRYLGVELKPSEIKNILTNLGFEVSGSARFKVIVPWYRAYDVTASHDLIEEIARVYGYHKLPVSLPSGQVPVEVKDPIFYWEKKVKNCLSGLGFSEVYNYSMVSEKLLATMGYSSAPAVKIDNPLNEDMVYMRNTLLPQMLQNVSDNLNNYQTQKIFELSNIYIPAKTNDLPKELLKLTAAVVDEQSAVFSLAKGTTEFLLKKMGITNYTFKSTDDNCPIWEAGRCLDVYLGEEFLGQFGIPKAEIRERFGINRGVALVDFNFQLLTAHAKAENIFEPLPEFPSATRDMAIIVDQGVAWGDVFAKVSGIDNLIVSVNYLSTFVNQNIGDGKKSLAFRLTFRSPERTLKSEEIDRVLLAVEKKLVQLFGAQIRK; from the coding sequence ATGAATTTATCACTTTCTTACAACTGGATAAAAGAGTACCTCAAAACAAATAAATCTGTTGAGGAGTTTGTTAAGGAGTTTTCTTTGCGCAGTCAGACTATTGATCGGTTTCGTCCGATCCGGCCGCCGTTTAGAAATGTAATAACGGCAAAAATTTTAGAAATTAATCCTCATCCTAACGCCGACCGGTTACGTTTAGCGACTGTTGATACTGGCCAGGGTAAACAGACGGTAGTTTGCGGTGCACCTAATATAGCGGTTGGGCAGGTGGTGCCGCTAGCACGGGTCGGAGCGCAGGTAATTGATCAGGATGGTACGACTTTTGAAATCAAAAAAGCAAAAATTAGAGATATCGAGAGCGATGGCATGATTTGTTCTCCCCGGGAATTAGGATTAGGTGAAGACCATTCTGGCATTATGGTACTGCCGTCCGATACAAAAATTGGAAAAAAATTTGAAGAAGTTTTTGATTTTGACGACTATGTCTTGGATATTGAGGTAACTTCCAATCGGACTGACGCAATGTCGGTTGTCGGATTGGCACGGGATGCCGCGGCGGTGCTGGGGGGCACCTTTTTGACCAAACTGGCTGAACCAAAATTAAAATCAGTCCATGATTTGCCGCTTGGAATAAATGTAAAGGAATCAAAACTGTGTCCGAGATATAATGCAGTGGTAATGACGAATATTACTGTTGGTCCGTCACCGCTTTGGATGCAGCTACGCCTGATTGCTGCCGGCATGAGGCCGATTAATAATTTGGTTGATATTACGAATTATATTCTTTTAGAATACGGCCGGCCGATGCATGTTTTTGATTATGATAAAATTAGCGGCCAGGAGATTATTGTTCGCTTGGCTAAAAAAGGTGAAACAGTATTGGCCCTTGACGGACAAACATATCAGCTTCAGCCAAATCATCTGGTGATTGCCGACAGTCAGCGCGCCGTTGCTATTGCCGGTGTTATGGGTGGCGCCGATTCGGCGGCATATGAAAACACTAAGACAATTATTTTTGAATCGGCGACATTTGATCCGCTAGCAACCAGAAAAACGGCCCGGGAGCTGAATTTACATTCAGCATCCTCAGACCTATTTGAAAAAAATCTCCATCCGGAATCAACCTTTGTTGGAATCTTGCGAGCAATTGAATTAACTCAGGCGTTGGCGGGCGGCCAGGTGGCCTCGCCGATTGTTGATATTTATGATCAGCCATATAAACCTAAAAAAATTGAATTAGACCTTACTGATGTCAAACGATATTTAGGGGTGGAATTAAAACCAAGCGAAATAAAAAATATTTTGACCAATTTAGGATTTGAAGTTTCAGGAAGCGCCAGGTTTAAGGTGATAGTTCCTTGGTATCGGGCATATGATGTTACCGCCAGTCACGATTTGATTGAAGAGATTGCCCGTGTATATGGCTATCATAAGCTGCCGGTTTCATTGCCGAGCGGCCAGGTGCCAGTTGAAGTAAAAGACCCAATTTTTTATTGGGAGAAAAAGGTTAAGAATTGTTTATCCGGCTTAGGGTTTAGTGAAGTCTATAATTATTCAATGGTATCGGAAAAATTATTGGCAACAATGGGGTATTCGTCTGCGCCGGCAGTTAAAATTGATAATCCGCTTAACGAAGATATGGTGTATATGAGAAATACCTTGTTGCCTCAAATGCTACAGAATGTTTCAGACAACCTGAATAACTATCAAACACAAAAAATCTTTGAATTAAGCAATATTTATATCCCGGCTAAGACTAACGATTTGCCAAAAGAACTTTTAAAATTAACTGCCGCGGTAGTTGACGAGCAGTCAGCCGTGTTTTCTCTGGCTAAAGGGACAACCGAGTTTCTGCTTAAAAAAATGGGGATTACTAATTACACGTTTAAGTCGACGGATGACAATTGTCCGATCTGGGAAGCGGGCAGATGTCTTGATGTTTATTTGGGCGAAGAATTTTTAGGCCAGTTTGGTATTCCCAAAGCTGAAATCCGAGAACGATTTGGGATTAATCGCGGCGTAGCATTAGTTGATTTTAATTTCCAGCTGTTAACCGCTCATGCCAAAGCGGAAAATATTTTTGAGCCTTTGCCGGAATTTCCAAGTGCCACGCGTGATATGGCAATTATTGTGGATCAAGGGGTTGCCTGGGGCGACGTTTTTGCTAAAGTGTCAGGAATCGATAATTTAATTGTTTCAGTTAACTATCTGAGTACGTTTGTGAATCAAAATATTGGCGATGGCAAAAAGAGTTTAGCGTTTCGGTTGACATTCAGGTCTCCGGAACGAACGTTAAAATCAGAAGAAATTGATCGGGTTTTATTAGCGGTTGAAAAGAAGTTAGTTCAGCTATTTGGCGCGCAAATTAGAAAATAA
- the pyrF gene encoding orotidine-5'-phosphate decarboxylase, whose amino-acid sequence MMISFLDRLCEIQAQHQTRVCVGLDPDPDKLPVLKGSLREQLIRFASDIVERTAPYACCYKPNLAFWQSCEAEPELAKLISFIQSEVCLPVILDAKYGDIGNTAEKYAVAAFERFGADAVTLNAYLGTDTLAPWLRWGAAKGLYVLSHTSNKGAAKFQEDCVGGGKPLFVYLAHEVAALQTEESTRIGFVMGATFPGQIKFLGTDNPIWRPAEIPLLIPGVGSQGGELLETVRYARTYPFVINSSRGIIHASSEADFAEVAGQRACELRDQINAALEQTA is encoded by the coding sequence GTGATGATATCTTTTCTGGACCGATTGTGCGAGATTCAGGCTCAGCACCAAACTCGCGTCTGTGTTGGGTTGGATCCCGACCCTGATAAACTGCCAGTGCTCAAAGGCAGTCTGCGGGAACAGTTGATCCGGTTTGCAAGCGATATTGTCGAGCGGACTGCGCCGTACGCATGTTGCTACAAACCGAATTTGGCTTTTTGGCAAAGCTGCGAAGCCGAACCGGAGCTGGCAAAACTGATCAGCTTTATTCAGTCGGAGGTTTGCTTGCCGGTTATCTTGGACGCCAAGTATGGCGACATTGGCAACACGGCCGAGAAATATGCCGTCGCGGCATTTGAACGATTCGGCGCTGATGCCGTGACGCTCAATGCCTACCTGGGTACCGACACATTGGCGCCGTGGTTGAGGTGGGGCGCGGCGAAAGGACTGTACGTTTTGTCGCATACCAGCAATAAGGGCGCGGCCAAGTTTCAGGAGGACTGCGTTGGCGGCGGCAAACCGTTATTCGTTTATCTGGCTCACGAAGTTGCTGCATTGCAAACCGAGGAAAGTACCCGGATTGGGTTTGTGATGGGAGCAACATTTCCGGGTCAGATTAAATTTTTGGGGACCGACAACCCCATTTGGCGGCCCGCGGAAATTCCGCTCCTGATTCCCGGCGTTGGTTCCCAGGGAGGTGAATTACTGGAAACCGTCAGATACGCCAGGACATATCCGTTTGTCATTAATTCGTCACGAGGCATTATTCACGCCTCGTCTGAGGCTGATTTTGCGGAAGTCGCCGGGCAACGAGCCTGTGAGCTACGCGATCAAATCAATGCTGCTCTGGAGCAGACTGCATGA
- a CDS encoding phosphoribosyltransferase has product MEMSLAEILEAAKARGAILTDDHVVLTPKPAGHFHAPGYFDKDRLLSSGRLLSAAARIIALRFVDHDISVVIGPTYGAVGLAAATACWLSRITGREVNWVFAQEKTGDGVKKGERVIGRYFPTIVAGQNGLVTEDVFASGGSAVATINAVNEVGGIVAGVAVICNRGGITAEQLGVPVLETLYDIPMVMHPEETCPQCADLVPINMMVGHGKEFYERHPQSSVPRGVLAL; this is encoded by the coding sequence ATGGAGATGAGTTTGGCTGAAATCCTTGAAGCTGCCAAAGCTCGAGGAGCGATTTTGACCGACGACCATGTCGTGTTAACTCCTAAGCCCGCCGGGCATTTTCATGCTCCCGGGTACTTTGACAAGGATCGACTGTTGTCCAGCGGTCGGCTGCTTTCGGCAGCCGCCCGAATCATCGCCTTGCGTTTCGTTGATCACGACATCAGCGTTGTGATCGGACCGACGTATGGTGCGGTTGGTCTGGCAGCGGCGACAGCGTGTTGGCTGAGCCGGATCACTGGTCGGGAAGTTAACTGGGTGTTTGCCCAGGAAAAGACAGGCGACGGTGTTAAAAAGGGAGAACGTGTCATCGGCCGTTATTTCCCGACAATTGTCGCTGGCCAAAACGGGCTCGTGACTGAAGACGTGTTTGCCAGCGGTGGTTCCGCCGTGGCGACGATTAACGCTGTTAATGAGGTTGGTGGCATTGTCGCCGGAGTGGCGGTGATTTGTAACCGCGGCGGCATTACTGCTGAACAGCTTGGCGTTCCGGTTCTTGAAACGCTGTATGATATTCCGATGGTGATGCACCCGGAAGAAACCTGCCCACAGTGTGCTGATCTTGTGCCGATCAATATGATGGTTGGTCACGGCAAGGAGTTTTACGAGCGTCATCCGCAAAGTTCCGTGCCGCGCGGTGTGTTAGCACTCTAG